The DNA segment CATCATTTCCCTAAAGGTTTGCCAAACTTGAAACGTAGCGCgctaagattaaaaaaattgatgccATCAAAGACTCTCTATAGAGATGATGCTCATGATTGCAATGTGGAGTGCACATATGGCATGGATCGTTTGAACTCGGTGGAAATAAATAATCCTTTGTTTGAGAAGCGCCCTCACGACATGAACTATTCTCCAAATTATCAGTATGAGAACGGCGCAGCAAGAGCTTGCAGGAGGTACCCCGTGGGTTTTGCTAGTTCCTCACTCAGTGATTTCAGAATTTTATCGAGAGGAAAGAATGCAGATTTCAACAGCATTGTTGTTTTGGAGCCAAGCTTGGTAAATGGCCATGATCCAGAAAACGTTTTTTCCATTCCATACCTTTCTCCTGTTAATAAGAACTGCAGGAGAGGCACAGAACATAAGCAATCAGAGTTTCTTGGGACGGAGAATGGAAGAGTTCTGCAACATCTTTTTGATACTGAAGATGTTAATGTGCCTGGAATTGGAAGGGAAGGAGACCTGAGTAGTGTTTCAACTGATCCACTGGTAAAAGAACAAGAAGCATCATTCCATCAATTCAGCACGATTTATGCGAGTTGTTCTGGATCATCTCAGAAGTACTCTAGTGGTAATGGTAACTTCAGGCAAAGCAACAGGTCATCATCAAATAGCTCGCCGTGGAAAATACGCAGGCAATATGAAGAATCTGCTGTTGGTTCAAAAACTCTTGCAGAAATGTTTGCTTTATCTGATTCCGAAAAACTGAAGCTAAATTCAGACTCACATACTCAGATTCGATGCGATAAATTTGACCAGGACATTGGTCATAGCAAGGATGGATGCTTTATAGTTTTACCAAAGCATGCACCTCCATTGTCTCTCCGAAGCTCAATGGTCAGCACTTCTGTCTTGGAAGGGCTCCCTCAGGGAAGAAATAATCCAAATACTGCCAATTGTTACAGCAATGGTAAGTTTGGTGTCGATTCTTTCCGGGATAAACCAAGACTGCTGAAGCAAATTGGCAACACCAGGGAAGATAACTCGAAGAATGTTCACGGTTTCAAACATGTTATTGCCGACAACTTCTCATCTCCGGACTGCTTAAATGAGAAAGTATTGTTCACAACAGATGAGGACTTAGTGCAACAACCTGCTGAATCTGAACCTTCAGCATTTGACTTGCAGTCATCTAGGAAAGAAAAGGTATATGTCCTTGCATCCATGAATTTGAAGAACCAAAAAGAAAGGGAGTGAACCTGGGGATAGTTTACACATACACTCACTAAATTATGTATCATGTTCCATCCAGATCTTTTTCCAACTTGTCAGAATTAAAGATTTTCTGACATTACTATTAGAAATTAAAATCATCTACTATAAACTGACACAAAAACCTTGCACTGTTCTATCAGTGGATGTGCCTCAGTTACTGCTCTAGTAGTCTGCTCTTAATTTTCATTCgtgataattttttaatgctAGTAAGCTTTGATGGTTTGCTCTTTTCTCAAACAGACGTGTACTATTCAAGTGTACTAGTGCCTTTTTTTAATGTTGGTTGGTAATGCTTATTCACGAGAACATGTGCAGTTCTGATCCATTGATATGTTTGGAATCTTAAGCATAAAAGATAACCTGTTTTAGGTCTTAATTCACTGTTTATTGTATTCATGTGAAGTTTGCGTTGTAGAATTCATCCAACCGTTTCTCGGTGTGTTTTAGGTGACAAGATTGCCTTCCCACTGTCATGACTATGAGTCAATATCCCTGTCGGATCATGCTGATGGAACAAAGTCTTTTAAAGGCTTGAAAGAGGTTGAACAACCAAGCCCAGTGTCCATTCTTGAGCCTCCAACTGATGAAGATAGTTGTTGTTCTGGATATTTCAAGTATGATCAGCAAGACATGGCTAGTAAGTGAGAAGAACTTAACCTTTTCCAGTAAAACAAAGGAAAAGGCTGCACTGCAGCCACATGTACTTTTAAGGTTTTTGTAGACGATGACCTACAGTTCAAATATATTGAACTATTGAACTGAGGACAAGTAATTTCTAAATCAAGTTTAATAATTACAATTTGCACCTTACTCAGGCATCGTAGTTAATTAGCATATTTAAATAGTGTTCCTTTAAAATACTAATTTAGAAAGTTGCGCTAAAGTCTAACATTCTTAAAGCAAGTTTGAGAGTCTGCTAAAATTGGAGAGTACAGTTGTGTGACAAAATTCCTCAAACAAATCTATCTTAAGATATTTCCAGCTTCatgattttcttaatttaagcttctcttttccttggatgtagagaaaagaagaaatgaCCATCAACTTCATGATGAGCCTGAAGTTTTCATgtcaagtgatgatgaggaccATTCATCTTACCAGTCTTTGGAAGCATTTCAGGTTGAGGAAGACAGGGACTTCTCATATCTCCTTGACATACTAATATGCTCCGGTATCATAGTTGCTGACTGGCAGCTCTTATGCAAATCATGGTACTCACCTGGTTGCCCTGTTGGCCCTCATGTCTTTGATAGGCTTGAGAGGAAGTACAACAAAATTGCCACATGGGCTAAGCCTGAGAGGAGGCTTCTGTTTGACCTTGTGAATTCTATTCTCTCTGAGGTCCTTGCACCATGCATCGATCTGCACCCATGGGTGCAGTCTAGAAGGCATTGCGGGTCTCTTTGGGGGCCTGAAGGGCCTGTTGAGAAGGTTTGGCAGACGATTGTCAGGCAGCAGCAAGAGTTTGTCATAGGGCATTCTGATGAGATGGTTCTTGATCCAAACTGGCCAGATGTAGGTGATGACATCAATATGGTTGGAAAGCAGATAGTCAGGATGTTACTTGGCGATCTCTTGGAAGAAGTCATAGCGGAGTTCCTCTCAGGTTTGATAGTTTCATTTGGACCCATCTGAGAACTTCACAATGGTAACAGAGTTGGGGTTTTCCCAGATTATGCTGGAAGCCTGTAACGGCCTTGGAAGTGCACATATGCTGCATTTTTATTCTGGTTTATAATAGGAGCTATGTATCATATTGTTGTTACACTGGAGTGCATAATATACTGGCTAAACACTTTTGCAGGTATGTCTGGAGTAACTGAAGATGTATGTACTATCCAATACTTTGATGTATGTAGTAATCTAGAAATGTGAGTTTCCAGAATACCCAATGCTTGTTATCCAGATTTCAGGATGTTAGCGAATATTTAGGACCCTGTAGTTGCTATGTGCAGCACATATTAGAGTATGCTAACATCTAAAGACTTCAAAACATTTGGCATGTAATCGCCAGATGCAGAGTATTGAAACATGGGGTGAAGAGGTGTGGATCTGAATATATTGCCCATTTTGTTTCTCATATCTAGAGCCCAAGAAAGTATTGTTTGGTCTCATGATTTATGGACTACAAAGACAActgagaatatttttttttcttatttggaGGTTggaatagaacatcaaattgctCGTGGTAATTAACTTTCAGACCTAATGTTATAGCTAGGTATGTCTAGCATCTTCCGCACAGATGTGTCTTCTCTAATTTGCTCTTTGGTCTAAGAGTTATTTGTTAACGGTGTTCTGATATGAAGCATTGATCACCCGTTTCTTCAATTATATACATATGAACAATGAAAGGTTGTCTGTGTTGTTTAGCCCATTTTCTCAAAATTACTATGTGCTGTTCCTTACGATTGTGAATAACATGTTCCTTACGATTCTGATCACTCCTGCAGCTGCAGGCCTGCTCTGTTACTGCTTGAATGTTGCTTTCTCATAGCCATGTGGGTATGAACTTCCCAGCTGTCGCAAGACTCACAGTGAACATAAACGATCTTGTAAGAAAGCTATTTTCAGTTCCTCTCCCAGTTATGCCATCTATAGGCATGAACTTCAATTTTACATTAAAAAAACGTGACCCTTGCATTCTTGAACTGTGTGCTAAGGCTAGAAACAGATTGTAAAGAAAACCAGAATTTAGGAAATGGTTTGCAGTTATTTATATGATTGAGCAGAACCTGGATCAAACCAGCACAATGTGTACAAATAATGCACACACAACATTAACTAAATATTCGTACAGATTACGAGAGCACTTATGTATTACTATTTACGCTCTACGTCCCAGGAGGCAACAAATTCATCTCAATTTTTTTCTGTACAGATTTAGACCAAACAATTGAGATTGCACATGTTTGTTTGACGACAATTGGGTTCCAACTTCTCAGTAAGGAATCACTCAAAATAAACACTCCCCATTCTAACACAGACCCAATCAATTGCATGTGGTGCGAATGTAGATAGTTCTAACGGTAATGCTTGGATCCGTGCGTCCGGATTTTGCTCAACGGTTTGGGACTCGACAACCCCACTCTCACGTGGATAGATAGACCCAAACAACTCCGTTGGCAGCCCCAGCTACATCCGTGTCTTTTCAATCCACCTCCATGACTACTCAGCTCCTCTGTTCCATGGCCGATGGCTTTCCATGGGGGATTATTCCGATATACAAACtttctacatgcatgcatgtaggcCTGCTTTGGCGAAAACGACGTTGTTTGGCTGTTTACCGGTCAGCAGTCACAGAGTCGACGGAGTCGacggacatgcatgcatgccacgACATCCACTCAAGTCGACGGAGTCATTGTTCCCTAGTCGTCACGCGGCAGTCGTCGGTCACCGCGGCGTGTCAAGATAGTCAGGGGCGGATTCAGGGCCCGGCGACCCTGGGTGCCTGTCCGGGCTCCTGCACAACGACGGCAAGAGGCTAGTTGATGTGATGATGTTTACCGAAGATAGATAAGCTGAACAACCTATAACTTCGCTCAGACTCTGTCGAATTGCTGGATCCACCACTGAAGATAGTAGTCAGCTTGTGAACACGTGGTTACGGTCGATATCTTATgtagtccttttttttttacttctgcGTGCGAGGGTTGGTGTCGCAGACTCGCAGTGGACGTTATAGTTAATTATTATGACTTCAGTGGC comes from the Phragmites australis chromosome 22, lpPhrAust1.1, whole genome shotgun sequence genome and includes:
- the LOC133904948 gene encoding uncharacterized protein LOC133904948, which gives rise to MEQISIGNRYKECRPRRSSNCQTKIFVGKDVMKELEQRRSSPSVIAKLMGIDVLPPSNLVHSRRQEFKDVFEVSEEPPEAVIKERSHHFPKGLPNLKRSALRLKKLMPSKTLYRDDAHDCNVECTYGMDRLNSVEINNPLFEKRPHDMNYSPNYQYENGAARACRRYPVGFASSSLSDFRILSRGKNADFNSIVVLEPSLVNGHDPENVFSIPYLSPVNKNCRRGTEHKQSEFLGTENGRVLQHLFDTEDVNVPGIGREGDLSSVSTDPLVKEQEASFHQFSTIYASCSGSSQKYSSGNGNFRQSNRSSSNSSPWKIRRQYEESAVGSKTLAEMFALSDSEKLKLNSDSHTQIRCDKFDQDIGHSKDGCFIVLPKHAPPLSLRSSMVSTSVLEGLPQGRNNPNTANCYSNGKFGVDSFRDKPRLLKQIGNTREDNSKNVHGFKHVIADNFSSPDCLNEKVLFTTDEDLVQQPAESEPSAFDLQSSRKEKVTRLPSHCHDYESISLSDHADGTKSFKGLKEVEQPSPVSILEPPTDEDSCCSGYFKYDQQDMAKKRRNDHQLHDEPEVFMSSDDEDHSSYQSLEAFQVEEDRDFSYLLDILICSGIIVADWQLLCKSWYSPGCPVGPHVFDRLERKYNKIATWAKPERRLLFDLVNSILSEVLAPCIDLHPWVQSRRHCGSLWGPEGPVEKVWQTIVRQQQEFVIGHSDEMVLDPNWPDVGDDINMVGKQIVRMLLGDLLEEVIAEFLSGLIVSFGPI